A single region of the Roseivivax sp. THAF197b genome encodes:
- the kdsA gene encoding 3-deoxy-8-phosphooctulonate synthase, with protein MKDVRIGDMTVSNTAPFALIAGPCQLESLDHARMLAEKIAAAAEAVGRPWIFKASYDKANRSSLSGKRGLGMEEGLSILAAIKSEFGVPVLTDVHSAEQCAPVAEVVDVLQIPAFLSRQTDLLLAAGETGAAINVKKGQFLAPWDMENVAAKIASTGNERVMLCERGASFGYNMLVSDMRSLPIMAKTGYPVVFDATHSVQLPGGQGSSSGGQREFVEPLARAALAVGCAAVFIETHEDPDNAPSDGPNMVEIGKLTDLLRGLAAIDDLTKHL; from the coding sequence ATGAAAGACGTCCGTATCGGAGACATGACCGTCTCTAACACAGCCCCATTCGCCCTGATCGCGGGGCCCTGCCAATTGGAAAGCCTCGATCACGCGCGCATGCTGGCCGAGAAGATCGCCGCCGCCGCGGAGGCGGTAGGCCGCCCCTGGATCTTCAAGGCGAGCTACGACAAGGCCAACCGCTCCTCGCTGTCTGGCAAGCGCGGCCTCGGCATGGAGGAGGGGCTGTCGATCCTTGCCGCGATCAAGTCCGAATTCGGCGTGCCGGTCCTGACGGACGTGCACAGCGCGGAGCAATGCGCGCCGGTGGCCGAGGTGGTCGACGTGCTGCAGATCCCGGCCTTCCTGTCGCGCCAGACCGACCTGTTGCTCGCCGCGGGCGAAACGGGGGCGGCGATCAACGTCAAGAAGGGCCAGTTCCTCGCGCCCTGGGACATGGAGAACGTGGCGGCCAAGATCGCCTCGACCGGCAATGAGCGGGTGATGCTCTGCGAACGCGGGGCCTCGTTTGGCTACAACATGCTGGTCTCGGACATGCGGTCGCTGCCGATCATGGCCAAGACCGGCTACCCGGTCGTCTTCGACGCTACCCATTCGGTGCAGCTGCCGGGCGGGCAGGGCAGCTCCTCGGGCGGGCAGCGCGAATTCGTCGAGCCGCTGGCCCGCGCGGCCCTTGCGGTGGGCTGTGCCGCGGTCTTCATTGAGACGCATGAGGATCCGGACAATGCGCCAAGCGATGGGCCGAACATGGTGGAGATCGGCAAGCTTACGGACCTACTACGCGGGCTCGCGGCGATCGACGATCTGACCAAGCACCTCTAG
- a CDS encoding acyltransferase family protein has translation MSGLATPHLPYRADIDGLRAIAVGAVVLYHFGVALPGGFTGVDVFFVISGYLIGGLLWAERAATGRVRLGAFWQRRFRRLAPAFFAMTLVTSLVAWALLLPFELREYGKALIAASVYLANVLFYRQAGYFDAASEEKPLLHTWSLSVEEQFYLCLPLLVLTLARRPQALIWALAAIWAASLAACLWVTPRDPQAAFYLFPFRAWELLSGVLLAIWMRGRPTLGPRWAGWTGLALIGAGLISISSEKAFPGAWALLPVIGTMGVLWAGAGRGVGSLLRHPAMVFVGRISYALYLWHWPVLTLSLQLRGAYAGWWEAAAWMALSVALAWASWAAIEQPVRRGRLASPRALLGFVITASGAAMAFGVLAYLKDGVPGRFGPEARVHIAASDDFLQDFSRCTTPEEDPFTGLEICPLGPDGPPQVLVWGDSHLRALYEGLRLAAEDTPALAIWRAGCPPLFGITKSENSASPAEDAACAAANARIETAIAGMPSLARVLLIGRWNYYASGTGIGLDAENRIAVSHPTSGRTGGPALDAAVTQTVETFRTARLPVFVLTQPPEQPAYDSRLAAQEAAHRGWPLAAPPVTETSVSRAALGPRVAEARALWSGAEVTRLDPWPALCDAVTCFALHDGVVQYFDTNHLTNSAARRLAPILEPVFQNLRRQ, from the coding sequence ATGAGCGGGCTGGCCACCCCGCATCTGCCCTACAGGGCCGATATCGACGGGCTACGCGCGATCGCGGTGGGGGCGGTCGTGCTTTATCATTTTGGCGTGGCGCTGCCCGGGGGCTTTACCGGGGTGGACGTGTTTTTCGTTATCTCGGGCTACCTCATCGGCGGGCTGCTCTGGGCCGAACGCGCGGCCACGGGCCGGGTGCGCCTCGGGGCCTTTTGGCAGAGGCGCTTCCGCCGCTTGGCCCCCGCCTTCTTCGCCATGACGCTGGTCACGAGCCTCGTGGCCTGGGCGCTCCTGCTGCCCTTCGAGCTACGCGAATACGGCAAGGCGCTGATCGCGGCCTCTGTCTATCTAGCGAATGTGCTCTTCTACCGCCAGGCCGGCTATTTCGACGCGGCGTCGGAGGAAAAGCCCCTCCTGCACACCTGGTCGCTCTCGGTCGAGGAGCAGTTCTATCTCTGCCTGCCGCTCTTGGTGCTGACGCTCGCCCGCCGGCCGCAGGCCTTGATATGGGCGCTGGCGGCGATCTGGGCCGCCTCGCTCGCCGCGTGCCTCTGGGTGACGCCGCGCGATCCGCAGGCCGCTTTCTACCTCTTTCCTTTCCGAGCATGGGAGCTTCTTTCGGGCGTACTTTTGGCGATCTGGATGCGGGGACGGCCCACGCTCGGTCCCCGTTGGGCAGGCTGGACAGGCCTTGCGCTGATCGGCGCGGGACTTATCTCTATTTCTTCCGAAAAAGCCTTTCCGGGTGCCTGGGCCCTACTGCCCGTGATCGGCACGATGGGCGTGCTCTGGGCAGGGGCAGGGCGCGGTGTGGGCTCGCTTCTGCGCCATCCCGCCATGGTCTTTGTGGGGCGCATTTCCTATGCGCTCTATCTCTGGCACTGGCCCGTTCTCACCCTGTCACTGCAGCTGCGCGGGGCCTATGCGGGCTGGTGGGAGGCCGCGGCCTGGATGGCGCTGTCCGTCGCCCTCGCCTGGGCCTCCTGGGCCGCGATCGAACAGCCTGTGCGCAGAGGCCGCCTCGCGAGCCCCCGCGCGCTTCTGGGCTTTGTAATCACAGCCAGCGGCGCGGCCATGGCCTTTGGCGTCCTTGCCTATCTCAAGGACGGGGTGCCGGGGCGGTTCGGCCCCGAGGCGCGGGTTCATATCGCTGCCTCGGACGATTTCCTGCAGGATTTCAGCCGCTGCACCACACCGGAGGAGGACCCCTTCACCGGGCTCGAGATCTGCCCGCTTGGTCCGGACGGCCCGCCACAGGTGCTGGTTTGGGGCGACAGCCATCTGCGCGCCCTTTACGAGGGTCTGCGCCTTGCCGCCGAGGATACGCCAGCACTGGCCATCTGGCGCGCGGGCTGCCCGCCGCTTTTCGGCATCACAAAGTCCGAGAACAGCGCGAGCCCTGCCGAGGATGCCGCCTGCGCCGCAGCCAATGCCCGGATCGAGACCGCCATCGCCGGGATGCCCAGCCTCGCCCGCGTGCTCCTGATCGGACGATGGAATTACTACGCGTCCGGCACCGGGATCGGGCTTGATGCGGAGAACCGCATTGCCGTGTCGCATCCGACAAGCGGCAGGACGGGCGGTCCCGCTTTGGACGCGGCAGTGACGCAGACTGTGGAGACATTCCGCACCGCCCGCTTGCCGGTCTTCGTGCTGACCCAGCCCCCCGAACAGCCCGCCTATGACAGCCGCCTTGCCGCCCAAGAAGCCGCGCATCGGGGCTGGCCGCTGGCCGCGCCGCCGGTGACCGAGACCTCCGTGAGCCGCGCCGCGCTGGGGCCGCGTGTGGCCGAGGCCCGCGCGCTCTGGTCCGGGGCGGAGGTCACGCGGCTTGATCCCTGGCCCGCGCTCTGCGATGCGGTGACCTGCTTCGCGCTCCACGATGGCGTGGTGCAGTATTTCGACACCAACCACCTTACAAATAGTGCTGCCCGTCGGCTTGCGCCGATATTGGAACCGGTCTTCCAAAATTTGCGAAGACAGTAG
- a CDS encoding ATP-binding protein produces MKDISLNRPLPASDDARIDEALRQLFVLALDAEILFEEKARRLLRIGCEALNLSLGIISVVTEGRYVVRYSHALEAAPAPGTAFDLSGTYCVHTLQADDVTAFHHVAKSEIRTHPCYQDFGLESYIGVPLRVNGRVHGTLNFSSSAALNRPFSDKEYDLARHFGQWISKEWEHSEAKRELDKKTTLLEAILSAMPDAVVFASPEREIISVNPATETMFGYSASNLTGRQTSALYSSLAAYQEAGEKAYNEWKSGKNEPMLVEYMHQSGRMIVGETHSIPMDAHDGSRMGYLAVIRDATQRSKLDAERDNAISTASHELKTPLTSLKGALRLLDLYAADLPSDAKQLLKTAARNSDRLEALTRAILDAGKLSSQQTNVDREDVSLTFLLNVCAIDTKQFAADNNVTVSISSLAQMDYIVHGVEAMLLQLAVNLATNAIKASPKGGQVDLGLLDGRCGFWVRDRGKGIPEKMRPVLYDRFTKASESSYRFGGGTGLGMSIVKAIVDQHHGHISFKSEIGAGTTFYVELPEVE; encoded by the coding sequence GTGAAGGATATATCACTCAATCGGCCGCTCCCAGCGAGCGACGATGCTCGGATCGATGAAGCCCTAAGGCAGCTCTTTGTTCTAGCGCTCGATGCCGAGATCCTCTTCGAGGAAAAGGCCCGGCGTCTTCTACGCATAGGCTGCGAGGCTCTCAACCTCTCGTTGGGGATCATCAGTGTGGTCACCGAAGGGCGGTACGTTGTGCGCTATAGCCACGCGCTAGAAGCCGCGCCTGCTCCAGGGACAGCATTTGACCTGTCCGGCACTTATTGCGTCCACACGCTTCAGGCGGACGATGTCACCGCCTTCCATCACGTTGCCAAGTCCGAGATCCGAACCCATCCATGCTACCAGGATTTTGGTTTGGAGAGTTATATCGGCGTACCTTTGCGGGTGAACGGTCGGGTACACGGCACTCTGAACTTTTCAAGCTCTGCAGCCCTGAACCGTCCCTTCAGCGACAAAGAGTATGACCTGGCGCGCCACTTCGGCCAATGGATCTCTAAAGAATGGGAGCACTCTGAAGCCAAACGTGAGCTCGATAAGAAGACGACGCTGCTGGAAGCCATCCTCTCTGCGATGCCGGACGCCGTTGTCTTCGCGAGTCCTGAACGCGAAATCATCTCCGTGAACCCTGCTACTGAGACGATGTTCGGCTACTCCGCCTCGAACTTGACCGGTCGTCAAACCTCAGCGCTTTACTCGAGTTTAGCAGCCTACCAGGAAGCCGGAGAAAAAGCATATAACGAGTGGAAATCTGGGAAGAATGAACCGATGCTCGTCGAGTACATGCACCAGTCCGGTCGGATGATTGTCGGCGAAACGCATTCAATTCCGATGGACGCCCATGACGGGAGCCGGATGGGTTACCTCGCAGTCATTCGGGATGCTACTCAACGCAGCAAGTTGGACGCAGAGCGCGACAACGCGATCTCTACGGCAAGCCATGAGCTCAAGACACCCCTCACGTCCCTAAAAGGCGCCCTTCGCCTTCTGGACCTCTATGCCGCAGATCTGCCGTCTGATGCGAAGCAGCTGCTCAAAACCGCGGCGAGGAATTCGGATCGCCTAGAAGCTCTGACAAGAGCCATTCTGGATGCGGGTAAGTTGTCCAGCCAGCAAACCAACGTAGATCGCGAAGATGTTAGCCTCACTTTTTTGCTGAACGTATGCGCCATCGACACGAAACAGTTCGCAGCAGACAACAACGTGACAGTGAGTATTTCAAGCTTGGCCCAAATGGACTACATCGTTCACGGCGTCGAAGCCATGCTCCTGCAACTTGCGGTCAATCTAGCGACAAACGCCATCAAAGCGTCGCCAAAAGGCGGTCAGGTTGATCTTGGACTACTAGATGGCCGCTGCGGATTCTGGGTCAGGGATCGTGGAAAAGGCATCCCAGAAAAGATGAGACCCGTGCTTTATGATCGTTTTACAAAAGCAAGCGAAAGTTCGTATCGTTTCGGCGGAGGGACCGGCCTCGGCATGAGTATCGTCAAAGCAATCGTCGACCAGCACCACGGGCATATTTCGTTTAAGAGCGAGATCGGCGCTGGGACGACTTTCTACGTTGAGTTGCCTGAAGTCGAATAG
- a CDS encoding SIS domain-containing protein produces the protein MNATSTSMRIARAVLETESAALARLAEEISPEIEEVVASLLAIPGRIVVSGMGKSGHVAAKIAATLASTGSPAQFVHPGEASHGDLGMITRDDAAILISNSGETKELADIIAHTRRFRVPMVAITRNPESTLARQADHVLLLPDAPEACALRMAPTTSTTMTMALGDALAVALMEARGFDRESFRTFHPGGTLGAQLLSVAAVMHQGDALPVVGPDTDMGETLLTMTAKGFGVAALVEEGKLTGVITDGDLRRNLDGLMGRWAGDVATRNPTTIAPEALLVEALGIMNDRKISALFAVDEGGALKGLVHIHDALRAGVA, from the coding sequence ATGAACGCAACAAGCACCAGCATGCGGATCGCCCGCGCGGTCCTCGAGACCGAAAGCGCAGCCCTTGCCCGTCTGGCCGAGGAGATCTCGCCCGAGATCGAGGAGGTGGTCGCCAGTCTCCTGGCCATCCCGGGGCGCATCGTGGTCTCGGGCATGGGCAAGTCGGGCCATGTGGCCGCGAAGATCGCAGCGACGCTCGCCTCCACCGGCAGTCCTGCGCAATTCGTCCATCCCGGTGAGGCCTCCCATGGCGATCTCGGCATGATCACCAGGGACGATGCGGCGATCCTGATCTCGAATTCGGGCGAGACGAAGGAGCTTGCCGATATCATCGCCCACACGCGCCGCTTCCGGGTGCCGATGGTCGCGATCACGCGGAACCCTGAGTCCACGCTGGCCCGGCAGGCGGATCATGTGCTCCTGCTGCCCGACGCGCCCGAGGCCTGCGCGTTGCGCATGGCGCCGACCACCTCGACCACCATGACCATGGCCCTGGGCGATGCGCTGGCTGTGGCGCTGATGGAGGCGCGGGGCTTTGATCGTGAAAGCTTTCGCACCTTCCACCCCGGCGGCACGCTTGGCGCGCAGCTTCTCAGCGTTGCCGCGGTGATGCACCAAGGCGACGCGCTCCCGGTGGTCGGGCCCGACACGGATATGGGCGAAACGCTCCTGACCATGACCGCCAAGGGCTTCGGCGTGGCGGCCCTCGTGGAGGAGGGCAAGCTCACCGGTGTGATCACAGATGGCGACCTGCGACGCAATCTCGACGGGCTGATGGGCCGCTGGGCGGGGGATGTGGCCACGCGCAACCCCACGACCATCGCGCCCGAGGCCCTGCTGGTGGAGGCCCTGGGGATCATGAACGACCGCAAGATCTCGGCGCTCTTCGCGGTGGACGAGGGCGGCGCGCTCAAGGGGCTCGTGCATATCCACGACGCGCTTCGTGCAGGTGTTGCATGA
- a CDS encoding PleD family two-component system response regulator: MRILVVDDDPIFLDLVAVRLEQKGLTDLTLAVSSEDALKVIDAQITPFDCILLDILMLGIDGIELCALLRQRSEYRATPIIMITATQEAESMDRAFDAGATDFLRKPLDDIDLTGRIHMAMLLVDALRNMQKSRETLRAVLDNGSTLDLADVSKRICFPDADGMLDYFQFENKLLQLKDGNYQATLYRIDLSEICREKKLYQPQNTVVFLHKLSKALSNIKFEKPFWYSYIGAGRFICCVVGRLPINSTPLREQVDIGIHKAYEAADFLRLNAPSIAVTPLIEQRVTPRSTLIDLVRNEYKSASTAGLHGFPEISVVEDNIFAQISEFIDADS, from the coding sequence ATGCGCATACTTGTCGTAGATGATGACCCAATATTTTTGGATTTGGTTGCAGTGAGACTCGAACAAAAAGGTCTTACCGATCTCACGCTGGCTGTGTCTTCCGAAGATGCCCTCAAGGTAATCGACGCACAGATTACGCCGTTCGACTGTATTTTACTTGATATATTGATGCTTGGAATAGATGGGATTGAGCTTTGCGCACTACTTCGGCAGAGATCAGAATATCGCGCCACGCCAATCATCATGATTACGGCAACTCAAGAAGCCGAGAGCATGGATCGCGCATTCGACGCGGGCGCCACGGACTTCTTAAGAAAACCACTGGACGACATTGATCTGACTGGCCGCATACACATGGCAATGCTGCTTGTGGACGCCTTACGGAATATGCAAAAAAGCCGTGAGACACTCCGAGCTGTACTCGATAACGGCTCCACCCTTGACTTGGCAGACGTATCTAAACGAATTTGCTTTCCTGATGCCGATGGGATGCTAGACTATTTCCAGTTTGAAAATAAGTTGCTTCAACTCAAAGACGGTAATTATCAGGCTACATTGTACAGAATAGATCTGAGCGAAATATGCAGAGAAAAGAAGCTTTATCAACCACAAAATACTGTCGTTTTTTTGCACAAGCTCAGCAAAGCACTTAGTAACATTAAATTCGAGAAGCCGTTCTGGTACTCCTACATAGGTGCTGGTCGTTTTATTTGCTGTGTAGTGGGTCGACTTCCCATAAATTCAACGCCTCTTCGTGAGCAGGTGGATATCGGTATCCACAAAGCATATGAGGCAGCCGACTTTCTGCGTTTGAACGCGCCTTCGATCGCCGTAACGCCTCTTATTGAGCAGCGCGTTACTCCCAGATCGACCCTTATCGACCTTGTTCGAAATGAATACAAGTCAGCTAGTACAGCAGGTCTCCATGGCTTCCCCGAGATAAGTGTAGTTGAAGATAATATCTTCGCTCAGATCTCTGAGTTCATAGATGCAGATTCCTGA
- a CDS encoding 3-deoxy-manno-octulosonate cytidylyltransferase produces MSAVVFIPARYASTRYPGKPLVELAGATGRKASLIQRSWEAAQGVPGVSRVCVLTDDDRIRDAATDFGAEVLMTSSAARNGTERCAEGLAQLDVDPEIVVNLQGDAPLTPPWFLEALIARMQGENAVRMATPVLRTEPQTLTNFVTDRKEGRVGGTTAVMRGDGSALYFSKEVLPYVGSLKTPPEVWHHVGVYAYRPDALRAYGGWDEGPLERAEGLEQLRFLENGWPVTCVEVEARGRVFWELNNPVDVARIEAVLREEGIA; encoded by the coding sequence ATGAGCGCCGTCGTCTTCATCCCCGCACGCTATGCCTCGACGCGCTATCCCGGAAAGCCGCTCGTGGAGCTCGCCGGGGCAACGGGGCGCAAAGCGTCTCTAATCCAGCGCAGCTGGGAGGCGGCCCAAGGCGTGCCCGGCGTCTCCCGCGTCTGCGTTCTGACCGATGACGACCGTATTCGCGATGCCGCGACAGACTTCGGTGCGGAGGTTCTGATGACCTCCTCCGCCGCGCGCAACGGCACGGAGCGCTGCGCCGAAGGGCTCGCCCAGCTCGATGTCGATCCCGAGATCGTGGTGAACCTGCAGGGCGACGCGCCCTTGACCCCGCCTTGGTTTCTCGAGGCGCTGATCGCGCGCATGCAGGGGGAAAATGCCGTGCGGATGGCGACGCCCGTGCTGCGCACCGAGCCTCAGACGCTCACGAACTTCGTCACCGACCGCAAGGAAGGCCGGGTCGGCGGCACCACCGCGGTGATGCGCGGCGATGGCTCGGCGCTCTATTTCTCGAAAGAGGTGCTGCCTTATGTGGGCAGCCTGAAAACCCCGCCCGAGGTCTGGCATCATGTGGGCGTCTATGCTTACCGCCCGGACGCTCTGCGCGCCTATGGGGGCTGGGACGAAGGCCCGCTCGAGCGCGCCGAAGGGCTCGAACAGCTGCGCTTTCTGGAGAACGGCTGGCCCGTCACCTGCGTCGAGGTCGAGGCGCGCGGCCGCGTCTTCTGGGAGCTCAACAACCCCGTCGATGTCGCCCGGATCGAGGCGGTGCTGCGAGAGGAAGGAATCGCATGA
- the rfbC gene encoding dTDP-4-dehydrorhamnose 3,5-epimerase — protein MNIEQTSLPSVLILTPRRFGDHRGFFEETWNHDVFEAAGLAFDWRQDNHSLSAAAGTVRGLHFQAPPRAQDKLVRCGRGALFDVAVDIRQGSPTYGDWVGVKLTPENGRQLLVPAGFAHGFMTLAPDTEIVYKCSDTYAPENEGALLWNDPRIGIVWPDPGVTPILSEKDAAAQKLSALTTPFKIV, from the coding sequence GTGAACATTGAGCAGACAAGTCTTCCGAGCGTTTTGATCCTCACGCCACGCCGTTTCGGCGACCACCGCGGCTTTTTTGAGGAGACCTGGAACCACGACGTCTTCGAGGCAGCTGGGCTGGCCTTCGACTGGCGCCAGGACAACCATTCGCTGTCAGCGGCAGCGGGTACGGTGCGTGGGCTGCATTTCCAGGCCCCGCCGCGCGCTCAGGATAAGCTGGTACGCTGCGGTCGCGGCGCGTTGTTCGATGTTGCTGTCGATATCCGGCAGGGCAGCCCGACCTACGGCGACTGGGTGGGCGTGAAACTGACCCCAGAAAACGGCCGCCAACTGCTGGTCCCCGCAGGCTTCGCTCATGGCTTTATGACGCTGGCTCCAGATACCGAGATTGTCTACAAGTGCTCGGACACGTATGCGCCCGAGAACGAGGGGGCTCTTTTGTGGAACGATCCTAGAATCGGCATCGTCTGGCCAGATCCTGGCGTTACCCCGATTCTTTCTGAAAAAGATGCCGCCGCGCAAAAGCTATCTGCGCTCACTACCCCGTTCAAAATTGTCTGA
- a CDS encoding acyltransferase, translating into MHAHLRYLQTRHFGALDGVRALAIAMVLYHHSPVGAALTDGPVIAARGFLGVDLFFVLSGYLITTLLLRERDRSGSISLRGFYWRRALRILPLYLVVVTAVGGYYVLIQGDAEAAEIWPFYYLFLANFLTTDIPNLAPMWSLSVEEQYYLLWPVILIILPTHWLLPVLVAGIAVNVAGVMGVFGLTAPEWGPLRFALPVATYAPILMGSGLAIMLHGRKGFATLWPVLGTRWASLAALTVLVALMALLPRDVTGLPNLALHLTMTALLAALVMREDSALAPVLRQAPLARVGAVSYGLYLLHLPVLHFVREASKILGLNLETVLFHLIYWSACLIAAEFSFRYYEKPFLNLKTSFASGGAAKRRT; encoded by the coding sequence ATGCACGCCCATCTGCGCTACCTCCAGACCCGCCATTTCGGCGCGCTGGACGGGGTGCGGGCGCTGGCTATCGCGATGGTGCTCTACCATCACTCCCCAGTGGGTGCGGCGCTGACCGATGGGCCGGTGATTGCGGCGCGCGGATTTCTAGGGGTGGACCTGTTCTTCGTACTTTCAGGCTATCTGATCACCACGCTGCTTCTACGAGAGCGGGACCGGAGCGGTTCCATTTCTTTGCGGGGCTTTTATTGGCGGCGCGCCTTGCGGATTCTACCGCTATACCTCGTCGTGGTGACTGCCGTTGGGGGCTATTACGTCCTGATTCAGGGCGATGCAGAGGCAGCCGAGATCTGGCCCTTCTATTATCTCTTCCTTGCGAATTTCCTGACTACCGACATCCCTAACCTTGCGCCGATGTGGTCGCTGTCGGTGGAGGAGCAATATTATCTGCTCTGGCCGGTTATCCTGATCATCTTGCCCACTCACTGGCTTTTGCCGGTGCTGGTAGCGGGCATAGCGGTGAACGTAGCGGGTGTAATGGGGGTCTTCGGCCTCACTGCACCAGAATGGGGACCCTTAAGGTTCGCACTGCCCGTCGCAACCTACGCGCCGATCCTGATGGGCTCGGGCCTTGCAATCATGTTGCATGGCAGGAAGGGCTTCGCGACACTCTGGCCAGTCCTTGGCACCCGCTGGGCGAGCCTTGCCGCGCTGACCGTGCTGGTGGCGCTAATGGCTCTTCTACCCCGCGACGTGACAGGTCTACCGAACCTCGCGCTGCATCTCACCATGACGGCGTTGCTGGCCGCCCTGGTGATGCGCGAGGACAGCGCGCTGGCGCCGGTACTCCGGCAAGCGCCCTTGGCCCGGGTCGGCGCGGTGAGCTACGGGCTCTACCTGTTGCACCTGCCAGTCCTGCATTTTGTGAGAGAAGCCTCCAAGATTTTGGGGCTCAATCTGGAAACTGTGCTGTTTCACCTGATTTATTGGAGCGCCTGTTTGATCGCTGCCGAATTCAGTTTTCGATACTACGAGAAGCCGTTTCTGAATCTAAAGACGTCATTTGCATCGGGAGGCGCTGCAAAGCGCCGAACATGA
- a CDS encoding UDP-glucose/GDP-mannose dehydrogenase family protein: MKIAMIGTGYVGLVSGVCFSDFGHEIVCVDKDPRKIEMLERGEVPIYEPGLDRLMAKNVEAGRLSFTRDIKAAIKNADAVFIAVGTPTRRGDGHADLTYVMAAAEEIAKAADHYLVIVTKSTVPVGTNAKVREVVAAANPDLDFDVASNPEFLREGAAIDDFMKPDRVVVGVETDRAAQVMQDIYKPLYLRDFPIVVTDLESAEMIKYAANAFLATKITFINEIAALCEKVGADVKQVSKGMGLDGRIGKTFLHAGPGYGGSCFPKDTKALARIGQDHASPMQITEAVIKINDEVKRRMVDKLIDLADGSFNGKTVAVLGVTFKPNTDDMRDAPSLTIVPALVGGGAKVRVVDPQGRREGEALLPGVVWESDPYEAAKDADLLVILTEWNEFRALDLKAMSEAMKTPRLGDLRNIYAPEDARAAGFEAYATIGRAGF; encoded by the coding sequence ATGAAGATTGCAATGATCGGCACCGGCTATGTGGGCTTGGTATCAGGAGTATGTTTTTCAGATTTTGGCCACGAGATCGTCTGTGTCGACAAGGATCCGCGCAAGATCGAGATGCTTGAGCGCGGCGAGGTGCCGATCTACGAGCCGGGGCTCGACAGGCTCATGGCAAAGAACGTGGAAGCCGGGCGGCTGTCCTTTACCCGCGACATCAAGGCCGCGATCAAGAATGCGGATGCGGTCTTCATCGCCGTGGGCACGCCCACGCGGCGCGGCGACGGGCATGCGGATCTGACTTATGTGATGGCCGCCGCCGAAGAGATCGCAAAGGCTGCCGACCACTACCTCGTCATCGTTACTAAATCGACTGTTCCGGTAGGCACCAATGCCAAGGTTCGCGAGGTCGTGGCCGCGGCAAACCCCGACCTTGATTTCGACGTTGCCTCGAACCCGGAATTCCTGCGTGAAGGTGCGGCGATTGACGATTTCATGAAGCCCGACCGTGTGGTTGTAGGCGTAGAGACCGATCGTGCAGCTCAAGTCATGCAGGACATTTACAAGCCACTCTACTTGCGCGACTTCCCCATCGTAGTGACAGACTTGGAATCGGCGGAAATGATCAAATACGCCGCCAACGCCTTCCTCGCCACGAAGATTACCTTCATCAACGAGATCGCGGCTTTGTGCGAAAAGGTCGGCGCGGATGTGAAACAGGTCTCCAAGGGGATGGGCCTCGACGGGCGGATCGGCAAGACCTTCCTGCATGCAGGCCCCGGCTATGGCGGCTCGTGCTTTCCGAAGGACACCAAGGCCCTGGCGCGGATTGGCCAGGATCACGCCAGCCCGATGCAAATCACCGAGGCGGTCATCAAGATCAACGACGAGGTCAAGCGGCGCATGGTCGATAAGCTCATCGACCTCGCGGACGGATCATTCAATGGAAAAACGGTCGCTGTCCTTGGCGTCACGTTTAAGCCGAACACTGACGACATGCGCGACGCGCCTTCACTTACGATTGTTCCCGCCCTTGTAGGCGGAGGAGCCAAGGTCCGCGTGGTCGACCCACAGGGTCGCCGCGAAGGCGAGGCTCTGCTTCCCGGTGTCGTGTGGGAGAGCGACCCATATGAAGCGGCCAAGGATGCCGATCTCCTGGTGATCCTGACCGAGTGGAACGAGTTCCGTGCGCTTGACTTGAAGGCTATGTCGGAAGCGATGAAAACTCCGCGGCTCGGCGATCTGCGCAACATCTACGCACCCGAGGATGCTCGCGCCGCGGGATTTGAAGCCTACGCCACAATCGGACGCGCTGGATTTTGA